One Candidatus Devosia phytovorans genomic window carries:
- a CDS encoding sugar ABC transporter permease — protein MATAQTRTLSRIMMAPAVIVLLIWMIVPLVMTLWFSFQNYSLINPMMTGFAGWANYLYVIGDPSFTQSLVNTMILVGGVLVITIVGGTFLALLLDQPIWGQGILRIIVISPFFVMPPVAALIWKNGFMHPGYGMLGHLWKFFGLQPVDWFNQYPLFSVIVIVAWQWLPFATLILLTALQSLSEEQREAAEMDGANAINRFYYIILPHMARSITIVILIQTIFLLGIFAEIRVTTGGGPGYASTNIAFLVFRTGILSNDIGAGSAGGVVAVIIANIVAFFLMRAVGKNLDA, from the coding sequence ATGGCCACCGCACAGACCCGAACGCTTTCCCGCATCATGATGGCGCCGGCCGTTATCGTCCTGCTGATCTGGATGATCGTGCCGCTGGTCATGACCCTGTGGTTCTCCTTCCAGAATTACAGCCTGATCAACCCCATGATGACCGGCTTTGCCGGTTGGGCGAACTATCTCTACGTCATCGGTGACCCAAGCTTCACCCAGTCGCTGGTCAATACGATGATCCTGGTCGGTGGCGTGCTGGTGATCACCATCGTCGGCGGCACTTTCCTCGCGCTCCTCCTCGACCAGCCCATCTGGGGCCAGGGAATCCTGCGCATCATCGTCATCTCGCCCTTCTTCGTCATGCCACCCGTCGCGGCGCTGATCTGGAAGAACGGCTTCATGCACCCCGGCTACGGCATGCTCGGGCATCTGTGGAAGTTCTTCGGCCTGCAGCCGGTCGACTGGTTCAACCAGTATCCGCTGTTCTCGGTCATCGTTATCGTCGCCTGGCAATGGCTGCCCTTTGCGACCCTGATCCTGCTCACCGCCCTGCAGTCGCTTTCCGAAGAGCAGCGCGAGGCGGCCGAGATGGATGGCGCCAATGCCATCAACCGCTTCTACTATATCATCCTGCCGCATATGGCCCGCTCGATCACCATCGTGATCCTGATCCAGACCATCTTCCTCCTCGGCATTTTCGCGGAAATCCGCGTCACCACCGGCGGCGGCCCCGGCTATGCCTCGACCAACATCGCCTTCCTCGTCTTCCGCACCGGTATTCTGAGCAATGACATCGGCGCCGGTTCCGCGGGCGGCGTGGTCGCCGTCATCATCGCCAACATCGTCGCCTTCTTCCTGATGCGAGCGGTGGGGAAGAACCTCGATGCTTGA